Part of the Vigna angularis cultivar LongXiaoDou No.4 chromosome 1, ASM1680809v1, whole genome shotgun sequence genome, CTatcgttcgtccaaatagtgatcAGTCAAATGGTGTTCAGAAAATACGTTCAGCAGATAGCGTTCGGTccatagcgttcgtccaaacagtagtCGTCTAAATAATGTTAGgctattagcgttcggtctttaacGTTCGGTCAGAGTTCTTAGTGTTTGGTTCCAATTTCAGTTACTGTTGTGTTGATGTGGAATTAAGTGTACTATGCATAGTATGACATGAAATTATGCATCTGATCATGATATGTGTATTAtggagagattttgtaatggtataatgtgagttgaagAATATGAGTATGGaatgaatctcatggagagattctgtaatgttatggtattagtgtatatgttgatgttgagggtcctgtagtcggaggttatcctgatactctaataatcatccagtttcaagtagagaaggatgaattatgtggtgagaagagcaggaggtcctggtctatgtgccggttttggacatagtgaggggactaaccttgtgaatggtatgaagtattttggaagtgaaattataagaaaaagtagaagtcattacaagtgcataacctcccgtgaccgctcatcaacgtatcatccggatgagtgtttagtaggaattgtggtatgatggtatatgaggatgtctgtcataaattttatatgatgtttatatcaaagcatttatgcatgttttataattgatgttttgcatgttagctcacccttatttgtttgcttgtgtcagaaaatcttaatttttgcgatgatcgtataacgtaattgttatacgggagcagatgaaggattgtcgCGTGACCCTGTGCAAAGgaaggaagagatggaagaacaaattagaaggattcaatgttatctttGCAGATAACTCTCAGCTTAAAATTCATGTTTAGATTTAAGTTTGAGGTTTTGGGGTGTTaccgtaattgtattattacaatatttaaattttgaaattttaaaggaGTGAATTTCTGGAATGTTACAagttacattaattttttaataattcatttgATAGTTTGGTACTCACaatcttataattaatattattggtTAATTTATGtctaatttagaaataattataactttttattcataatacATATATCAATAagttttactttataaattgaTATCTAAACTAGTTATTAtagtgaataattatttttagtttttaaaactgattattatttaaaaaaaaaatcttgtagAGTTTATAATCTTCTCTTTAATTTGAACAAGTTATTATTGATATAAGTTtttgttgatattattttattgaggTGAATATTTTAAGAGTTCACAAAttcatatatgtttattttcattcatacgaatcaatttttttaatattattgttttctataaaaaaatagtggTGTACTGTGACACCTTCACTTGATTTATGTTTATAACTATAATAGTTTCTACCAACGAGATCATGTTGGTAGGTAattgtttcttcttttaaatatgatgtttttttagcatataaacaataatttaaaatttatgaggATATAAAGTATGTTTCAAAGCAATAACATTAGGATTGACTTAAAGTAAAACGTCTAACATTAATTCaagaatgaaatttttaattcgAGTAAAAATGATATTAAGTGTTTTTGCCACAGTTAGagataataaataaactaatcctcacaaatattatttgattctttttcaattttgataaaaaatctCTATATTGATTGGTCATGTATAAATTTTCTTGTCTAAACAATGTTTAGTATTGGATAATCTCTTTAAGTAGAGaagatttatataatatttttttatttgattaattattgtctAAACATTTGTTTCGTTTTAAGTCAAGATGTCTTTCAACTAAGACCACCTCATTTACAAGTTGTTTATCATGTGGTTGGATATTTGAAaggatttataaatattaacctatttttttcttcataaaacaaaattaacatctcacataatattaacaaatgtttgtatacaaatatattttcttaaccTTTTAAAAGCcaattagagaaaaataatagatcctctttgttttatctttttcttgCTATTATTGAGGAATAGTTAAGGATCTTATTAAtctaaattgaaataaaataattactaataatgaatttgaaaagtgaaattaaaatatgtgacaattataaaaaataattaataatagatagttataaataaagaaattcaaGATATTCGTGTTTTAAAACTATGAGCAACTTTAAAAGAACTTCATTATTCCAAACACTGCccatatataattgttttcttttgtttttataagtTTGTTTTGGAAAACTGGAAGAGACATCAGATGATATAAATggtaattattttatgtatttgctATTATAATCTGTTGTGGTCATTTTAGTTTTGTGAGCTGAGGAATTCAGAtgaaattttagtaaaaaaagtaAGGAAAACTATTTCTTATTCCtgaatttatataaatgatttgGAATACTTAGACTTTAACAtgcaatatattaaaaaaagattatatGCTAATGGGCtacaaactatttttttatctatataagAAAACGTGTAAAGAAATTTAcaacaaatcaaattcaaattagcTATAAccttattaaatataaattttgttaaatataaacTTAGACTCACtaccttttttaataaaatctctttttattttttaaataattcagtAAACTACTTTAGTTCTAGAATTGCCATTCTTTTACCTTACTAATAATTGGCGAATTAATATTGACATTGATatcttaaaaaagtaataaataatttacaagaaaaaaaatatttggcatctttatttatacattttattatgtttttcttcaGCATGTTTTTtcagtatgttttttttttgtacaatAACATTGAAACGCTCCATTTCATTTAAGGTGCTACAAAATTAATACAAGTAAAAACATCCCTTCCTTGGTGTATTCCTTGtctctgtatttttttttttcttaatttttggtGCTGTTTCTCCTTTACATTCAAAACGTATTGTTGTAtactgattttaatatttttaaatattaaaaatcaatatattttgaaaacaaacaaaaaaccaGAATAAAATCTGGACTCTAGTAAAATTTGAGTGGCAACACTTGTTAATCGCAGAATTCTGCTTATAAAGAATTGTATGTTGTAGAACTCTGCTTCTGCAGGCATCACCTGAAATAAAACACCTCCTTATAGCTGAGAGGGACCCTTTTTTTTGCGCACTTTTAACCACAAACATCCTAGTATTTATTCGTTGAAATTTATTACAAATCATATAATATAGcgattttactttttttattttatttaacaaacttcgtttatatttctaataatttttaaccaacaataaaatttaatttataagtacGGTAGGCAGTATGTATCTTTATTAGAGAAATTCCAAAACTTTATGTGGAGATTTATATTGTGATTAGTGATGCTTAATTTTGCTTAATTGTCAGATAACCTTCTACTCGAGAACTCACttgtaaatattaatataagcTTTTTTGAACACAGTAAATTAATCCCAACTCTAACTACAATATTTGAACTTTCGAGATCAATTATAAGAGGAGAGCAACAATGCAATTTTATGCAATAGCCTGGAtgcatcttcatcttcatcatcatcatcatcatcttgaTGTTTAGAGGTCCATTCCTGAAAACGATGGAGGCTACCAGTAAAGTCTGTAAACAGACCATCAACACCTATCTTGTTGATCCAGTAATCATACTCCACATACGGATCTTGACTAAAGTTGAAGGGCAAAAAACAGTTCTCGTTTCGGTAAGTATATGGATGCACCTGCACCAACAATAGCAATTTATATTGCCATTTGTTTGGCTCCAAACCATTGATGGAAGACAATACAAAgattacaaattaaaaaggaGAAATGTCACAACAGATAAGGCAACAGAATAAAGGAATAATCCGCTTAATCTTCCAAAAGGTATCAAATCCATAAATCATGAGAAAAGCTTCAAAGAACTGTACCTGCAGATTATGAGCATGTGCCCTGGAGACAAGATCAGTAGGAGTTTCCGTATAATTATTTAACACAGGTACCAACGTGTTCTTCCATGGTCCAATTCCCACAACATATTGTTTTATGTAGTTTAGGTATTCATCAGATGTAATCTCCCAGTATGACTGCACATAATCATCACAGTACTATTTTGTTAGACTTTGATATAGGCAATCAAAACAGCAGTATAACATAAAATGGGGACAGTATTACTTCTGAAAAGGTAGAGATTACATAAATGCTGCTAAGAAATAGGGATAGCCCAGGATCAGTCAACTAGGAATGGATAAACTCCTAGGAAAGGGCTTTTTTCTCCaatttcaacattttatttaagGAAGCTAGCATTGACTGTACAGGAAAGAATGACAATGGAAAGCTGAAAATAGAAGAGAAGAAATCGAAAAGGTAGTCTGAATACTTAGTTTACATTCCCCCATTTGCAcaagaataagaaagaaaatgttgaaTATAGCTCCACTGTGGGGAGTACTTATGCTTTCtcattatagtttaattttttaaggtCTGAGTtatgatataaattattaacttcACTAGTATAACTAACTCCATTAACAATGCATCTTGTTCTGAAAACTTTCAGACAGAAGAGAAGTTCAATAATCCTACAGAAGCTTGCACATATGGGGTAAAATGTATTACAAACCTGATTGGTGTCCTCCGTTGGAATAACAACTTcgttaattaagaaaattttggGCAAATCCGTCTTATTTGCTATATACACGAGTGAAGTTGGAGCAAATGACTGAATGAATACAGGTTGTCTCCGCCAATTTTTTGACAGGTAGGAACCCTTTAACCCATATTTCTGAAGTGTCTCCACAAACTTGTCTTCAAATCTTTTGCCATCTGACCATTTAACCTGTTGATTGTATCAATTCGACTTAATGAAGGGAAAGAAGACAAAATCCCTAAAGAACTTGGCTAAAACATTATACTATTAAGACGAAATTAGCAAGCATGACATTGTAAGATTTTTGGTAAAACATTTAAGAATTCTTAATGTAATTTGCATTTAGAAACTTCCAACAACATAATCTTACCTCCAGTAATACTCATTAGCCTTAATTTGGAAATTGGTggattcaattatatttttcagttagATGAATTATATATCAATAGCTCTGCCTTTCATAACAACTTAATCTTTGTCGATTCAAGTCCACACCCCGTTCCCCCCCGAATATATTCCTAACATTTAGGCATTTGTTGGATTCTACAAAGAAATACTCACATGTTGATTGATAAATACTGGATTTTTTATCTCTGGATATATTCCAACAACTCTGGGTGCATCCAGTGCTATGTTAATGAACTCTTCAAAAGTGATGATTTGAAACTTTCCTGAAATAGATTACCGGTATAAAGTTATGGACTAACGGTTGATTTTTATGTGTGCAAAAGCAATATTAGTTCCATGCACGaatcacaagaaaacaaaagtcaTCAGCAGTAAGCTTCCCTAAAAATAAGAAGGAAAATAAGTCTACTCTTCAGTGAGTAGGGAATACTGCAACACAGTGCACAGTTAGCAGCAAGGCATtgaagaggagaaaaaaaaaattgcaagatggggaaggaaagaaaaagtgaagaaggagagggTGGGAGATAGTGGAGAGGATTTGGTGCCTTAGACCAGCGAGGGCAGAGTCTGTGTCTCAGTGGTTGTATTGTCTTTACTGCATTTTCTTAGTGGTAACATGATATTTCCAAATCAATGAATGAACAAGTCaaacaagcaaaaaaaaatgGCAAATAATAAAATGAGAGACTACTCTGTGGAAGAAGGGACTAACCATTAAACTGTTGATCCCTGTTTTCAAACCTCTGTCTCACCCTCAATGACTTTAACTCCTTCAATGTGAAATCAACTGAAAATATACAAACAAGTAAACTTATTTTGGAAAATTCGATAATTACAACATGAAGAAACATTGTTTAGACGGTAAATAGGACTTTCAACAAAACTAGAGAACTTGAAACATACGCAAACCTTTAATGATACACGTTACTAAAAACAATGAAATCAGAGGCGAATTTCAAGCTTATGCATTTATGTCATAGACAGTATCAATCATATTAACCccctaattattttattaaggaAATTTGCAAAGAAGCTGAACAAGTATAGCAAGTTTAGCTACTCTACCAGTGAAGAACCCAGTGGAGTTTTCCCCTTGGACTTCATACGTTCTTTTACGATCAGCAAACTCCTTGTGACTTGCGATGTCAGTAATATTATCAAGGTAGAAATCATGGAAACATATAAGAACACCATCTTTGGATGATAAGATATCAGCTTCAATGAAGTCTGCACCTTCTTCAATAGCTTTCTGCAGGAAACATTCGTTTTTGGGCAACCGTAAGCCAACGATAGAAATGATGGTTCCTATATCATCAACATTTTACCTAATAATAGTTTGCGCATAATtactgaaaaaataattatagtcgATTTCCAAATCAGAAACAGATAAAGGAAAAGAATATAGTTTTGCACAAAAATAGTCTTCACCGTATACGCAGCAGAAGTTTCTTCAGGAAACTCTCCATTTGAACCGCGATGTGCAATGTTATATGGGCGAAAAGTTTGTAGGGGCTTCCTACTTCCCCCATCAACTTTGTTGGGAAGAGGATAAAAAGGCCTTGCAGTGCACCCAATAACAAGAAATAGAAACACAAAAGGAGCAAAACCTGTTAAAAAACACACATctgaagagaagaaaataaacgAAGAGAATGGCATGGATATTATGGTAAATTTGAACGTTGACTGAAAGGttacaaaatgaaaagaaagagacTGCGGAAGAAACAACGGTTACAGATCACATGTACCCAGATTTCCATCTTGCCAAGATCAACTGGAAGAAATAAAGGGatacaaaatgaaaagaaaaagactgcggaaaagaaagatgaaaggATTCTGAACAGTGAAAGATCCTTACAGGGTAAGGACGCCATCGAATTATGTTATGTTCCTCACTTCAATCTCAAGCCCAATAACTGTTATATAACATAGAttataaggataaaataatgATGAACGATTGGTCAGTATTGGTGAGAACGATTTTATCATGTCTTCATGTCTTACAACTAAGACCACTTCATATACAAGTTGTTTATCATGTTCTCAGATATTTGAAAGGATTTACAAATATTAACCTATTTTTTCCTTCATAAAACAATATAAGCATTGAaacttcatcaaattttaattatcgtgttattttttttgttgtaaaataatatgattatttcACTTTGTATtccaattattttatcttatccttccaattttttttataattttaaacctATCTTTTCCAATTCAAAAATCTCTCCAcatcattttgtttttcattaaattgaaatttaatgaaagatttttttttttcatctgatttcaaaatctgttaaaataaaagataacatataagactatttttaaaattagtaaaaaacaGCCAGACAATATGAGCAGGCAAAAGtgtcataaatttttaattggtCCGTTGTCCTAATAGTAAGCAATCAAGCACAAGATATTGCATTTCCTTTTTGGCAGTTGCTTCTACACTTCCATCAATTTCTTCCTGCATCAATATAAGGAATATCTTTCACCATTGCATTGCAGACACTCCCAATTCCATTATTGCCGCCACTTCCAGGGTTGCCAAAATCCATTTCGAAAAGGTTTTTCGGGGAATATTTCATGTGTTCTGGAAAACTTTTTTCCAAAaccattttatataattaaaaccaaattatttttttgttgagaGAGTATTTTGTATTCTTAATTATCCAAGTTTTGGtccatatttataattattttcatctgAAGGTTAGCAAATGCGGAAAACCATGTTTTACACTGTCATGATAAGAACCAGGGATAAGATATATAATTGTGGAAAACTAAGGATTCTTAACTGCTTCAAAACATTCTAGAAGGGGTGTGTGATAAAACCAGCCCCATCTCCATTGACATAAAAGGAATCAGAAGAAACAGCGATGTGTTTCATGGGATCTGCCACTTCCTTGCCACCAGCATGCATCACAAATTCTGTGGGTGAGAGGAAGCGGCCATGGCAGACGCATACAATACAAACTTGCCCTATCTTATACTTGTAAAGAAGCCCTTCTATTCTCTTCCCTGTTCTGTCATCTCCAGCACTAATCACGCAAGGCATTTCTCTCACAATGTTCATTGcatcacttttatgtttaagcTTTTTCGCCGGCTTCTCAACCATACACTCAGATGGCCACACTGTCGTTTCCTGCGTTGCTTCTGGGGAAACCATGGGATCAATTTCCTGCTTTGGTGATATTTGGAAGCTCGAACTAACTCCTCCTTCAGTATAAGCAAGATAACAACACAAAACTGTTTATCAGTAATATAGTGTCATATATCTGCAAGTTATTATAATGTTCTGTACGAAACTTCTGATATAATTCCAAATACAAGTCATGTACAGAACAACCACCCTGAATCCAAAATTACGAATGTTTTAAGCTAAATGAAAATGCCAACGAGGCAGATTTAGCACGGAAATTTGTGGAGTTTGTAAATGTTAGTCATATTTCTGATCTTGATAAGACAATTTAGATTATGGTAACCGGTGTTAATTTCAGGAACTGCCCCAGTTCAAAGTCATAGTCTCAATTACCTCACTATCTCGATTATCAGAAATTATTGTATGGTCTACAATCATCACACGTATATAGTTCGACCATTCCACGAGATAGGTAACgtttttcaatttgaaaaaagaagTGAGTCTGTTATCAGTGAAGTTggttattttttcaatttacaaGAATGAGATCTATTTTACAGAGAAGAATGATGGAACTATGGTCATGTATTACTCAGAACATACAACAATTTCACATCAGCAATGTTGTTTTTCTGTCTGCATGTTCTGTTCCTCATAATTTCCATACTTATCATCCCACTTACCCACGTGGGATACACCACCAACACTATAATCTGTACTCATAAAACTCTGGTCTATCAGATTGTAAATAAGCAATCCTAGAATTTTTTTTCAGCAACATTTCAGCGTTAACTTAAATCTAACTGCAtgaattatgttaaaaaaagtGTGTACTTATGACATGGTAAACAAAAGGGTTACCTTCATGCCATGGATCCAATGAAGGATGTGCAAACATCTTGAAATTACCATCAATTGAAGGAGGCAGTGGCTGAACACCAGGCGGAGACACCGGAAAAGGCTTCTCTGCATCAGCAGCCGCAGCCACAGCCATCTGCATCTTCTTCATCAATAGTCTCTTTCCAGTCCTCACTCTTCTCATTGCCTGCAAGTCCCCAAACCTCACCAGACCCATCTCACCCTCTGCCAGACAAACAACAAAGGGATTCTCTTGATTTTCCATCATTCTGTTCTGGGCTTTCTCCCCAACCATCTTTTCCTCTGCATTTTGACCGGAGGGAGAAAGCTTGAGAGTAAGGTCTATCTGGTCAGAATTAGTGTACCATTTGTCAGAATAAAATCCCtgctaaagaaaaagaaaagaccgTCACTTTCTGGTATGAATGAATAAATCAAGTTATCagctttatattattttttttcttgtggtTTATGGTCACCTCCattgaaatggaagaaaaaggtgaagtGATAGAAGAGAAGAACTCCTTTGAAGAAGTTAGAGACATAAATTTAGGAGGAAATGAAAGGGTATCCGGTTCCTCCACAGTGGGAAAAAGTGTTGTTGAGAGGATTATATAGTACATGTGACACAAAAGATAATAACGCAAAGGAAATAAAAGAGGAAAGTCAAAATGTAAACGCAAGCTCTGTTTTGATTTTAGGGAGCGAACATCCGATCCACAAAAAACAAGTGGGTACTACTGTGAGAAACGaaagaattaaaaagagaaGGATATGGATCACACAATGTCAGCATTGTACTCAGGAAGTGACCTAGAAacaggaaaatgaaaaattctttGAAGTTGATTTTACACATATTTTGACAGACTGTGAAAAAGTGTGATGATAAATTATGTTGAGTTGGTGAGGACATACTAATTTGGAGAAGAGAATGGTGTGGGAGTTGATGTCATGTTGTTAGAGCCGTGAAACTTCAAAACGCATTTCAAATTTTCCACGTGTTAAGCAATGTACACGCATCTTCTCACAACTCAAATCGTTTCTCACTGTCACTGTCATTGCTTACAATACGACACTCTTACTTCACCCTAGTACGAGGTTCCCgtttaatttgaaaaacatgGTAGGGGTATCAAGGTCAAGTTAAATTCGAGAAGCACCAACATCTGTGGAAAACTCtcacttttttctttcactttttcactctcataacattttcaactttattaacttcaataaattattagatcttttttttttcaaaatcgcttttttataaattatttgctGTTGAAATCTTATTTTTCGATAAATGAATTGTTAATAacctttttttagttttataaatatgtatgtttatttataataaattactttattaaaaatttataattttttataaatttatgtgaatataaatttagaaaatatatttatttttatatttataaattaatcgagaataaattttttgaaaatttattataataaataagataatttaaatatattataattatggtaatagaaaaattatcacaataaaatattacaattatagttgtttttgtaaatttaattttgataaatttatatttatttggttaataatttatgtaataaagtTTTAGTGTATGTAACAAGTTAGAAAAATAAGactaaaatcttattttggtcatctaattcttataaaagaaattcaattaaatttataatttttatttggttcaaatttacatatcaaatataaattttaataacgttaatttaacaaaaaataaccaaataaatctaattaaattttttatattagaagaccaaattaagattttaaaagaaaaataaaataaaataataattgtaagtgaaaatatttgaaaagaaatttaatgtaaagttaaaaattaacaataaaaatgtaaaacatttaggtttatttataaaaaaaattatttaaagaaaatattaaaaagtatagaAAACGTctagtttgaattttttttatgatggtCTACTCAAactaa contains:
- the LOC108334030 gene encoding glycerophosphodiester phosphodiesterase GDPD6 isoform X2 translates to MASLPCFAPFVFLFLVIGCTARPFYPLPNKVDGGSRKPLQTFRPYNIAHRGSNGEFPEETSAAYTKAIEEGADFIEADILSSKDGVLICFHDFYLDNITDIASHKEFADRKRTYEVQGENSTGFFTVDFTLKELKSLRVRQRFENRDQQFNGKFQIITFEEFINIALDAPRVVGIYPEIKNPVFINQHVKWSDGKRFEDKFVETLQKYGLKGSYLSKNWRRQPVFIQSFAPTSLVYIANKTDLPKIFLINEVVIPTEDTNQSYWEITSDEYLNYIKQYVVGIGPWKNTLVPVLNNYTETPTDLVSRAHAHNLQVHPYTYRNENCFLPFNFSQDPYVEYDYWINKIGVDGLFTDFTGSLHRFQEWTSKHQDDDDDDEDEDASRLLHKIALLLSSYN
- the LOC108334030 gene encoding glycerophosphodiester phosphodiesterase GDPD6 isoform X1; its protein translation is MPFSSFIFFSSDVCFLTGFAPFVFLFLVIGCTARPFYPLPNKVDGGSRKPLQTFRPYNIAHRGSNGEFPEETSAAYTKAIEEGADFIEADILSSKDGVLICFHDFYLDNITDIASHKEFADRKRTYEVQGENSTGFFTVDFTLKELKSLRVRQRFENRDQQFNGKFQIITFEEFINIALDAPRVVGIYPEIKNPVFINQHVKWSDGKRFEDKFVETLQKYGLKGSYLSKNWRRQPVFIQSFAPTSLVYIANKTDLPKIFLINEVVIPTEDTNQSYWEITSDEYLNYIKQYVVGIGPWKNTLVPVLNNYTETPTDLVSRAHAHNLQVHPYTYRNENCFLPFNFSQDPYVEYDYWINKIGVDGLFTDFTGSLHRFQEWTSKHQDDDDDDEDEDASRLLHKIALLLSSYN
- the LOC108329737 gene encoding uncharacterized protein LOC108329737 isoform X1 — protein: MYYIILSTTLFPTVEEPDTLSFPPKFMSLTSSKEFFSSITSPFSSISMEGFYSDKWYTNSDQIDLTLKLSPSGQNAEEKMVGEKAQNRMMENQENPFVVCLAEGEMGLVRFGDLQAMRRVRTGKRLLMKKMQMAVAAAADAEKPFPVSPPGVQPLPPSIDGNFKMFAHPSLDPWHEGGVSSSFQISPKQEIDPMVSPEATQETTVWPSECMVEKPAKKLKHKSDAMNIVREMPCVISAGDDRTGKRIEGLLYKYKIGQVCIVCVCHGRFLSPTEFVMHAGGKEVADPMKHIAVSSDSFYVNGDGAGFITHPF
- the LOC108329737 gene encoding ninja-family protein AFP3-like isoform X2; amino-acid sequence: MVGEKAQNRMMENQENPFVVCLAEGEMGLVRFGDLQAMRRVRTGKRLLMKKMQMAVAAAADAEKPFPVSPPGVQPLPPSIDGNFKMFAHPSLDPWHEGGVSSSFQISPKQEIDPMVSPEATQETTVWPSECMVEKPAKKLKHKSDAMNIVREMPCVISAGDDRTGKRIEGLLYKYKIGQVCIVCVCHGRFLSPTEFVMHAGGKEVADPMKHIAVSSDSFYVNGDGAGFITHPF